In the Gossypium arboreum isolate Shixiya-1 chromosome 10, ASM2569848v2, whole genome shotgun sequence genome, one interval contains:
- the LOC108463308 gene encoding serine/threonine-protein kinase BSK2 — MGCFQSKIPHQLPPPPPPPPQTNSDLDGNGEQQAVPAFNEFSLAELRAASNGFSTDLIVSESGEKAPNVVYRGKLKNNRVVAIKRFSRQSWPDPHQFVNEAAMVGNLRHKRLVNLIGCCAEGDERLLVAEYMPNDTLSKHLFHWEKQPLPWEMRLRVAYHIAQALEHCNAQGLKIYHDLNAYRVLFDEEGDPRLSSFGLMKNSRDGKSYSTNLAYTPPEFLRTGRVIPESVIYSYGTVLLDLLSGKHIPPSHALDLIREKNLLLLMDSSLEGQYANEDARELVELASKCLQYEARDRPDTKFLHSAVAPLQKQEVASHILMGLSKTPVVLPTMISPLGKACARMDLTAVHDILLKTGYKEEEGAENELSFQEWTQQVQDMLNTKKFGDIAFRDKDFKNAIDYYSKLVAMMSVPSGTVFVRRALSYLIIGQPELALRDAMQAQVCLPECPTAFYMQALALSKLGMETDAQDMLNDGASFEAKKQNGWRV, encoded by the exons ATGGGCTGCTTCCAGTCCAAAATCCCTCATCAGCTTCCTCCTCCACCTCCTCCTCCTCCGCAAACTAACTCAGATCTAG ATGGGAATGGGGAACAGCAGGCGGTGCCCGCATTCAACGAGTTCAGCCTCGCGGAGCTGCGGGCAGCTTCCAATGGATTCAGCACTGACCTCATTGTGTCAGAGAGTGGAGAAAAGGCTCCCAATGTGGTGTACAGAGGGAAGCTTAAGAACAATCGAGTAGTGGCCATTAAGCGATTCTCGAGGCAATCATGGCCCGACCCTCACCAGTTTGTTAACGAAGCTGCTATGGTTGGGAACCTCCGTCACAAGAGGTTGGTCAATTTGATCGGCTGTTGCGCCGAGGGTGACGAGCGCCTGTTGGTCGCTGAGTATATGCCTAATGATACCCTCTCTAAGCATCTTTTCCATT GGGAAAAACAGCCTTTACCATGGGAAATGCGCCTTAGAGTTGCTTACCATATTGCTCAAGCACTTGAGCACTGCAACGCTCAAGGCCTTAAAATTTATCACGATTTAAATGCTTACAGAGTTCTTTTTGATGAG GAAGGTGATCCTCGGTTATCTAGTTTTGGACTAATGAAAAATAGCCGAGATGGGAAAAGCTACAGTACAAATTTGGCATATACTCCTCCTGAATTTTTGAGGACAG GCAGGGTCATCCCCGAAAGTGTGATCTACAGTTATGGAACTGTACTCCTGGATCTCTTAAGTGGAAAGCATATCCCTCCCAGCCAT GCCTTGGATTTGATAAGAGAGAAGAATTTATTGTTGTTAATGGATTCTTCTCTGGAAGGACAATATGCTAATGAAGATGCCAGGGAATTGGTCGAATTGGCTTCAAAATGTCTTCAGTATGAGGCTAGAGATCGACCTGATACCAAATTCCTCCATTCAGCAGTGGCACCTCTTCAAAAACAGGAG GTTGCCTCACATATTCTAATGGGTCTATCAAAAACCCCAGTGGTGCTGCCAACTATGATTTCCCCGCTTGGAAAGGCATGTGCTAGGATGGATCTTACTGCAGTGCATGATATCTTACTGAAAACTGGTTATAAAGAAGAAGAAGGTGCAGAAAATGAG CTGTCATTCCAAGAGTGGACACAACAGGTTCAGGATATGCTGAATACAAAGAAATTTGGAGATATTGCATTTAGAGACAAAGATTTTAAAAATGCTATTGATTACTACTCAAAG TTGGTAGCGATGATGTCTGTTCCTTCTGGTACTGTATTTGTGAGAAGAGCCCTTTCATACTTGATTATTGGCCAACCAGAACTTGCCTTGAGAGATGCCATGCAGGCTCAGGTATGCCTGCCCGAGTGCCCCACTGCCTTCTACATGCAAGCTCTTGCCCTCTCCAAGCTTGGAATGGAAACCGATGCACAGGACATGCTTAATGATGGAGCCTCATTTGAGGCAAAGAAGCAGAATGGCTGGCGTGTCTAA